A DNA window from Aestuariispira ectoiniformans contains the following coding sequences:
- a CDS encoding NADH-quinone oxidoreductase subunit A: MEELLREYLPILVFLGLAVVLSAVLVFGSMIVARQKPDPEKLSAYECGFEAFDDARTRFDVRFYLVTLLFIIFDLEVAFLFPWAVSLGNIGLFGFWSMIIFLGILTIGFAYEWKKGALEWE; encoded by the coding sequence ATGGAAGAGCTCTTACGCGAGTATTTGCCGATTCTAGTGTTTTTGGGATTGGCGGTTGTGCTGTCCGCCGTACTTGTGTTCGGCAGCATGATCGTTGCCCGGCAGAAGCCGGACCCGGAAAAGCTTTCTGCTTACGAATGTGGTTTTGAAGCATTCGATGATGCCCGGACCCGTTTCGACGTTCGTTTTTATCTTGTCACCCTGCTGTTTATCATCTTCGACCTCGAAGTGGCCTTTCTGTTCCCATGGGCTGTCAGCCTCGGGAATATCGGGCTGTTCGGTTTCTGGTCGATGATCATTTTCCTGGGGATCCTGACTATTGGATTTGCCTATGAGTGGAAGAAAGGGGCGCTGGAATGGGAGTGA
- a CDS encoding NuoB/complex I 20 kDa subunit family protein — protein MGVIKQDAGAPLPPGDAQNAVLKAVNQELQDKGFVVANVDKLVNWARTGSMWPMTFGLACCAVEMIHAYMPRYDLDRFGVVVRASPRQSDVMIVAGTLTNKMAPALRKVYDQMAEPRWVISMGSCANGGGYYHYSYSVVRGCDRVVPVDIYVPGCPPTAEALVYGVLQLQKKIRRTGTIAR, from the coding sequence ATGGGAGTGATTAAACAGGACGCCGGTGCGCCGCTGCCTCCCGGTGACGCGCAGAATGCTGTTCTGAAAGCTGTTAACCAGGAGCTTCAGGACAAAGGTTTCGTCGTTGCGAATGTGGACAAGCTGGTCAACTGGGCGCGTACAGGTTCCATGTGGCCGATGACTTTCGGTCTGGCTTGTTGTGCCGTTGAGATGATTCATGCCTACATGCCGCGTTATGACCTTGACCGGTTTGGTGTTGTGGTGCGCGCGTCTCCTCGTCAGTCCGACGTGATGATTGTCGCGGGAACGCTGACGAACAAGATGGCACCGGCACTTCGCAAGGTTTACGACCAGATGGCCGAGCCGCGTTGGGTGATCTCGATGGGGTCCTGCGCGAATGGTGGTGGTTACTATCACTATTCCTATTCGGTTGTTCGTGGCTGTGACCGGGTTGTTCCGGTGGACATCTATGTACCGGGTTGCCCGCCGACGGCTGAGGCGCTGGTCTATGGGGTGCTGCAGCTCCAGAAGAAAATTAGGCGAACGGGTACAATCGCCCGATAA
- a CDS encoding NADH-quinone oxidoreductase subunit C: MLRTMDDKSQALVDLGNYIAGKFPDDIKSHELINGELVVVVGLRSIQKIAQFVRDDANCLFKMCVDICGVDYPEREKRFEVVYNLLSLKQNLRLRLKVNTDEDTAVPSVAGVWPSANWFEREAWDMYGVFFSEHPDLRRILTDYGFEGHPQRKDFPLTGYVEVRYDDEQSRVVYEPVKLTQEFRNFDFLSPWEGMTPQLPGDEKAEAQNQEGEGK; the protein is encoded by the coding sequence ATTCTCAGGACAATGGATGATAAATCCCAAGCGTTGGTCGATTTGGGCAACTATATCGCGGGTAAGTTTCCCGATGATATCAAAAGCCACGAATTGATTAATGGCGAACTGGTTGTTGTTGTTGGTTTGCGTTCAATCCAGAAAATTGCGCAGTTTGTCCGCGATGACGCCAACTGTCTCTTTAAAATGTGTGTTGATATCTGCGGTGTTGACTATCCGGAACGTGAAAAACGTTTCGAGGTGGTCTATAACCTTTTGAGTTTGAAGCAAAACTTGCGTTTGCGCCTCAAGGTGAACACCGATGAAGATACCGCTGTTCCGTCCGTTGCCGGTGTCTGGCCGTCGGCGAACTGGTTCGAGCGTGAAGCATGGGACATGTATGGTGTGTTCTTCAGCGAACATCCCGATCTGCGCCGTATTCTGACCGACTATGGTTTTGAAGGGCACCCGCAGCGCAAAGATTTCCCGCTTACCGGCTATGTCGAGGTGCGTTACGACGACGAGCAAAGCCGCGTTGTCTACGAACCGGTCAAGCTGACCCAGGAATTCCGCAACTTTGATTTCCTGAGCCCGTGGGAAGGCATGACGCCTCAGCTTCCCGGCGATGAAAAAGCCGAAGCACAAAACCAAGAGGGAGAGGGCAAGTAA
- a CDS encoding NADH-quinone oxidoreductase subunit D, with the protein MAEPALKPEDPTIKPLTMNFGPQHPAAHGVLRMVMEMDGEVVERLDPHIGLLHRGTEKLIEYKTYMQAIPYFDRLDYVAPMAQEHAFCLATEKLLGVEVPERGQYMRVLWAEINRILNHLLNVPAYALDIGAMTPMLWAFEEREKLMEFYEGVCGARLHAAFFRVGGVHQDMPADMAEKILEWADAFPKFLADMETLLTDNRIFKQRSVDIGIISQEDALAWGCTGPVLRGSGIAWDLRKAQPYDVYDRMDFDIPVGKTGDCYARYLVRVEEMRQSLRIIKQCLAEMPEGPVLSTDSKVSPPRRGDMKQSMEALIHHFKLYTEGFHVPAGETYTAVEAPKGEFGVYLVSDGTNKPYRCKIRAPGFAHLQSMDHFCRGHMLADSVAILGAFDVVFGEIDR; encoded by the coding sequence ATGGCCGAACCCGCACTGAAACCAGAAGATCCGACAATCAAACCGCTGACCATGAACTTTGGTCCGCAGCACCCTGCAGCGCACGGTGTGTTGCGTATGGTCATGGAAATGGACGGCGAGGTCGTGGAGCGTCTGGACCCGCATATCGGTCTCCTCCATCGCGGTACCGAAAAGCTCATTGAATATAAGACCTATATGCAGGCGATCCCCTATTTCGATCGCCTGGACTATGTGGCGCCGATGGCGCAGGAGCATGCCTTCTGCCTGGCCACGGAAAAGCTGCTGGGGGTCGAAGTTCCGGAACGTGGTCAGTATATGCGCGTTCTCTGGGCTGAGATTAACCGTATCCTGAATCACCTGTTGAACGTTCCTGCATACGCCCTTGATATTGGGGCAATGACCCCGATGCTTTGGGCGTTTGAAGAACGCGAAAAGCTGATGGAGTTTTATGAAGGCGTTTGCGGTGCTCGTTTGCACGCAGCCTTCTTCCGCGTTGGCGGGGTTCATCAGGATATGCCGGCTGACATGGCCGAGAAAATCCTGGAATGGGCCGATGCCTTCCCGAAATTCCTTGCGGATATGGAAACGCTCCTCACGGACAACCGTATCTTCAAGCAGCGTTCGGTTGATATTGGAATTATTTCTCAGGAAGATGCCCTTGCCTGGGGATGCACCGGTCCGGTTCTGCGCGGTTCCGGGATTGCCTGGGACCTTCGTAAAGCTCAGCCTTACGACGTTTATGATCGCATGGACTTTGACATTCCGGTCGGTAAGACGGGTGACTGCTATGCGCGTTACCTGGTCCGTGTGGAAGAAATGCGCCAGAGCCTGCGCATTATCAAACAGTGCCTGGCTGAAATGCCCGAAGGACCGGTTCTCAGCACGGACAGCAAAGTCAGCCCGCCGCGTCGCGGTGACATGAAGCAGTCGATGGAAGCATTGATCCATCACTTCAAGCTTTATACCGAAGGCTTCCATGTTCCGGCTGGTGAAACCTATACCGCAGTCGAGGCACCGAAAGGTGAGTTCGGGGTTTATTTGGTGTCTGACGGAACCAACAAACCGTATCGCTGTAAAATCCGGGCGCCGGGCTTTGCCCATCTGCAATCCATGGATCACTTCTGCCGCGGCCATATGCTGGCAGACTCCGTGGCGATTTTGGGGGCGTTCGACGTCGTGTTTGGTGAGATCGACCGATGA
- the nuoE gene encoding NADH-quinone oxidoreductase subunit NuoE codes for MTVETFEFEGEYLAEVERAIAKYPEGREQSAVLAMLDQAQRQNHANGHYVTDAAIDTISRMLSMPRIRVLEVATFFTMINLEPVGEYHLQLCGTTPCMLRGAKDLRAAIEKHLDIENGETTADKKFTLTEVECLGACCNAPMVQINDDFFEDLTPEIMVEILDKLAKGEDVTPGPQNGRHCSEPEGGPITLQEGDFPQRAGAGE; via the coding sequence ATGACAGTAGAGACATTTGAATTCGAAGGGGAATATCTGGCAGAGGTCGAAAGGGCCATTGCCAAATATCCCGAAGGCCGCGAGCAGAGCGCAGTTCTGGCTATGCTCGACCAGGCACAACGGCAAAACCACGCAAACGGTCACTATGTCACCGATGCGGCGATTGACACCATTTCGCGCATGTTGAGCATGCCGCGTATTCGTGTACTGGAAGTTGCCACCTTCTTCACAATGATCAACCTGGAGCCGGTTGGCGAGTACCACCTGCAGCTTTGTGGCACGACGCCGTGCATGCTGCGTGGGGCCAAGGACCTGCGGGCGGCCATTGAAAAGCATCTCGACATCGAAAATGGTGAGACGACTGCGGACAAGAAATTCACCTTGACCGAAGTTGAATGCTTGGGTGCTTGCTGTAACGCGCCGATGGTTCAGATCAATGACGATTTCTTTGAAGATCTGACGCCGGAAATCATGGTCGAAATTCTCGACAAATTGGCCAAGGGCGAAGATGTGACACCGGGGCCGCAGAACGGTCGCCATTGTTCGGAGCCGGAAGGTGGGCCGATTACGTTGCAGGAAGGTGATTTCCCGCAGCGTGCCGGAGCAGGGGAGTAA
- the nuoF gene encoding NADH-quinone oxidoreductase subunit NuoF → MLQDKDRMYTNLYGYYPWNLKDAMKRGAWSDTKTYIEKGREWLVEEVKESGLRGRGGAGFPTGLKWSFMPKQSDGRPSYLVVNADESEPGTCKDREIIRNDPHILIEGCLLASVAMGAEACYIYIRGEFVREAQVLEAAVAEAYEAGLIGKNACKSGYDFDLYVHRGAGAYICGEETALIESLEGKKGQPRLKPPFPAMAGLYGCPTTVNNVESIASVPAIVKRGASWFKGFGRENNHGTKLFCISGHVNKPCNVEESMSISMKELLEKHCGGVRGGWDNLLAVIPGGSSVPVMPKNLCDEAIMDYDGLKEHGSGLGTAAVIVMDKSTDIVAAIARLSYFYKHESCGQCTPCREGTGWMWRVMERLVKGQANVEEIDMLWEVTKQVEGHTICALGDAAAWPIQGLIRHFRPELERRILEARKNAA, encoded by the coding sequence ATGCTGCAAGATAAGGATCGTATGTACACAAATCTTTACGGATATTATCCGTGGAATTTGAAAGACGCGATGAAGCGTGGCGCCTGGTCCGATACCAAGACCTATATCGAAAAAGGCCGTGAATGGCTGGTCGAGGAAGTTAAGGAATCCGGCTTGCGTGGCCGTGGTGGTGCAGGCTTTCCGACCGGTTTGAAATGGTCGTTCATGCCCAAGCAAAGCGACGGTCGTCCGTCTTACCTGGTTGTGAACGCGGACGAATCGGAGCCGGGTACCTGTAAGGACCGCGAGATTATCCGTAATGACCCGCATATCCTGATCGAAGGATGCCTCCTGGCGTCCGTGGCGATGGGTGCTGAGGCTTGCTACATCTATATCCGTGGCGAGTTCGTGCGCGAAGCCCAGGTGTTGGAGGCAGCAGTTGCCGAAGCCTATGAAGCGGGCCTGATTGGTAAGAATGCCTGCAAATCCGGATATGACTTTGACCTTTACGTCCATCGTGGGGCAGGGGCTTACATCTGCGGTGAGGAAACCGCATTGATCGAAAGCCTGGAAGGCAAAAAAGGCCAGCCTCGTCTGAAGCCGCCGTTCCCGGCCATGGCTGGCCTGTATGGTTGCCCGACGACGGTGAACAATGTTGAATCGATTGCCTCCGTACCGGCGATCGTCAAACGCGGCGCAAGCTGGTTCAAGGGCTTTGGCCGCGAAAACAACCACGGTACCAAGCTGTTCTGCATATCGGGGCATGTAAACAAGCCCTGCAATGTGGAAGAATCCATGTCGATCTCCATGAAAGAGCTGTTGGAAAAACATTGCGGCGGCGTTCGTGGCGGTTGGGACAACCTGCTTGCAGTAATTCCTGGTGGTTCGTCGGTGCCAGTGATGCCGAAGAACCTCTGTGATGAAGCGATCATGGACTATGACGGTCTGAAAGAGCATGGGTCGGGCCTTGGCACCGCCGCTGTGATTGTCATGGATAAGTCCACGGACATTGTCGCGGCCATCGCGCGTCTCAGCTATTTCTACAAACATGAAAGCTGTGGCCAGTGCACGCCCTGTCGGGAAGGCACGGGCTGGATGTGGCGTGTTATGGAGCGTTTGGTGAAAGGCCAGGCCAATGTCGAGGAAATCGACATGCTCTGGGAAGTTACCAAACAGGTGGAAGGGCATACGATCTGCGCGTTGGGTGATGCGGCTGCATGGCCGATCCAGGGCCTGATCCGTCATTTCCGTCCTGAATTGGAGCGGCGCATTCTTGAAGCCCGCAAAAACGCGGCTTAA
- the nuoG gene encoding NADH-quinone oxidoreductase subunit NuoG, whose translation MPTCKVNGQEVEFEAGMTVMQVCELAGVEVPRFCYHERLSVAGNCRMCLVEVKPGPPKPAASCALPAGDGMEISTESEMVKKARNGVMEFLLINHPLDCPICDQGGECDLQDQAMAYGRGGSRFHENKRAVKDKYMGPLVNTIMTRCIHCTRCVRFSTEVAGVTDMGLLNRGENAEISTLEKAIASELSANVIDLCPVGALTSKPYAFNARPWELRKTETIDVLDAVGSNIRVDARGNEVLRVLPRLNEDVNEEWISDKTRYACDGLSRQRLDRPYVRGEDGKLQAAGWNDAFAAVAGALDGKAGDEVAAIAGDQVDVESMYALKELMGALGSSNIDCRQDGAKLDNKTRASYLFNTSIAGIEEADAVLIVGSNPRWEAPILNARLRKRWLTGKMKVGVIGETLRLTYDYEYLGAGPETLKEVAEGKHDFAKVLKDAENPMIIVGAGAVAREDGAQVLAAAKKVADTTGMIKDGWNGFNLLQRAASRVGGLDIGFLPGEGGKDVAGILDGAEKGDIKVVYLLDADEIDTSKLKDAFVIYQGHHGDAGAKVADVILPGAAYTEKSGTYVNTEGRVQVGRRAAFAPGEGREDWTILRALSERLGKTLPYDNLTDLRIKLRGEFPHLAEIDAAPTAEWGDFGVDGAVKADAFQSPVENFYMTCAISRASKTMAQCTEEILLNAKEVTGTNG comes from the coding sequence ATGCCGACGTGTAAAGTAAACGGCCAGGAAGTCGAATTCGAAGCCGGCATGACCGTCATGCAGGTCTGCGAGCTGGCGGGCGTAGAAGTGCCCCGTTTCTGCTATCACGAACGCCTTTCCGTTGCCGGTAACTGCCGTATGTGCCTGGTTGAAGTGAAGCCTGGACCGCCGAAGCCGGCGGCAAGCTGCGCTCTGCCGGCTGGTGATGGCATGGAAATCTCCACCGAAAGTGAAATGGTGAAGAAGGCGCGCAACGGCGTCATGGAGTTCCTGTTGATCAACCACCCCCTGGATTGCCCGATCTGCGACCAGGGTGGTGAATGTGACCTTCAGGACCAGGCCATGGCCTACGGCCGCGGCGGCAGCCGCTTCCACGAAAACAAGCGCGCAGTTAAAGACAAGTATATGGGTCCGCTGGTCAATACGATCATGACCCGTTGCATTCACTGCACACGCTGTGTTCGTTTCTCGACCGAGGTTGCAGGCGTCACCGATATGGGACTGTTGAACCGAGGTGAAAACGCTGAAATCTCCACGCTGGAAAAAGCGATCGCTTCGGAACTTTCCGCCAACGTGATTGATCTTTGCCCGGTTGGCGCACTGACCTCCAAGCCGTATGCCTTCAACGCACGGCCTTGGGAATTGCGCAAGACTGAGACAATCGACGTTCTGGATGCCGTGGGCTCCAACATTCGCGTCGATGCACGCGGTAACGAAGTTCTGCGTGTCCTGCCGCGTCTCAACGAAGATGTGAACGAAGAGTGGATCTCCGACAAAACCCGCTACGCCTGTGACGGCCTGAGTCGCCAGCGGTTGGACCGCCCGTATGTTCGCGGGGAAGACGGTAAACTGCAGGCTGCTGGCTGGAATGATGCCTTTGCGGCAGTTGCCGGGGCATTGGACGGCAAGGCGGGCGATGAGGTCGCCGCCATTGCCGGTGACCAGGTGGATGTTGAATCCATGTACGCCCTGAAAGAACTCATGGGCGCGCTGGGCAGCAGCAATATTGACTGCCGCCAGGACGGCGCGAAATTGGATAACAAGACCCGTGCTTCTTACCTCTTCAACACCAGCATCGCCGGTATTGAAGAAGCCGACGCGGTTCTGATTGTCGGTTCCAACCCGCGCTGGGAGGCACCGATCCTGAACGCCCGTCTTCGTAAGCGTTGGCTCACCGGCAAGATGAAAGTCGGCGTGATCGGTGAAACGCTTCGCCTGACCTACGACTATGAATATCTTGGCGCGGGCCCGGAAACGCTCAAGGAAGTTGCAGAAGGTAAGCACGATTTTGCAAAAGTGCTGAAAGATGCCGAAAACCCGATGATTATCGTGGGGGCAGGCGCTGTTGCACGCGAAGACGGTGCCCAGGTCTTGGCGGCTGCCAAGAAAGTTGCCGACACAACCGGGATGATCAAAGACGGGTGGAACGGTTTCAACCTACTGCAACGTGCCGCAAGCCGCGTTGGCGGGCTTGATATCGGCTTCCTCCCAGGCGAGGGCGGCAAAGACGTCGCCGGTATCCTGGACGGGGCCGAGAAAGGCGACATCAAGGTTGTATACCTGCTCGACGCAGATGAAATCGACACATCCAAATTGAAAGATGCTTTCGTAATCTACCAGGGCCATCATGGCGATGCTGGTGCAAAGGTCGCGGATGTGATCCTTCCGGGTGCTGCATATACCGAGAAGTCGGGTACCTATGTGAATACCGAAGGTCGTGTGCAGGTCGGTCGCCGGGCGGCATTTGCTCCGGGCGAAGGCCGTGAAGACTGGACGATCCTGCGGGCCCTGTCCGAGCGTCTTGGCAAAACCCTGCCTTACGACAACCTGACGGATCTCCGCATCAAGCTGCGGGGCGAGTTCCCGCATCTGGCGGAAATCGACGCGGCACCGACTGCCGAATGGGGTGATTTCGGTGTGGATGGTGCGGTGAAAGCGGATGCTTTCCAGAGCCCGGTCGAAAACTTCTACATGACTTGTGCAATTAGCCGGGCGTCGAAAACGATGGCTCAATGTACAGAGGAAATCCTTCTGAACGCGAAGGAGGTAACGGGAACAAATGGCTGA
- the nuoH gene encoding NADH-quinone oxidoreductase subunit NuoH yields MATLFSGAWWTDYAWPLVEILIYCLVITVPILLAVAYLTLAERKVIGWMQLRKGPNVVGPFGLLQPLADGLKLFLKETIVPSGSNRALFVIAPMLTFILALIAWAVIPFDEGLVLADINVGILYLFAISSFGVYGIVVAGWASNSKYAFLGALRSAAQMVSYEVSIGFVIVSVLLCVGSLNLSDVIEAQRGLWFFIPLLPMFVVFFVSALAETNRAPFDLPEAEAELVSGYNVEYSAMAFALFFLGEYANMILMSGMTVVLFLGGWLPPVDIAPFNMIPGIIWFALKIAFVLFCFLWVRATFPRYRYDQLMRLGWKVFLPLSLAWVVITAGVLVAFDLLPK; encoded by the coding sequence ATGGCGACACTTTTTAGCGGTGCCTGGTGGACGGATTATGCTTGGCCGCTGGTCGAGATCCTGATCTACTGCCTGGTCATTACCGTGCCGATCCTGCTGGCCGTGGCCTATCTGACGCTGGCCGAACGTAAGGTCATTGGCTGGATGCAGCTTCGTAAGGGGCCGAACGTTGTTGGTCCTTTCGGTTTGCTGCAGCCGCTGGCCGATGGTTTGAAGCTTTTCCTGAAAGAGACCATCGTTCCCTCAGGTTCAAACCGGGCCTTGTTCGTGATCGCACCAATGCTGACCTTCATCCTGGCGCTGATCGCATGGGCTGTTATTCCCTTTGATGAGGGACTGGTGCTGGCGGATATCAACGTCGGTATCCTGTATCTGTTCGCGATCTCCTCGTTTGGGGTCTACGGCATTGTCGTCGCCGGTTGGGCGTCCAACTCGAAATACGCGTTCCTGGGCGCACTTCGTTCCGCAGCACAGATGGTCTCTTACGAGGTTTCCATCGGTTTTGTGATCGTGAGCGTTCTGCTCTGCGTTGGATCGCTGAACCTCAGCGATGTTATCGAGGCACAGCGCGGTCTCTGGTTCTTCATTCCCCTGCTGCCGATGTTCGTGGTTTTCTTCGTGTCGGCACTGGCAGAGACAAACCGTGCACCGTTCGACCTTCCGGAAGCGGAAGCGGAACTGGTGTCCGGTTACAACGTCGAATATTCCGCAATGGCCTTCGCCCTGTTCTTCCTGGGTGAATACGCAAACATGATCCTGATGAGCGGTATGACCGTTGTGTTGTTCCTTGGTGGCTGGTTGCCGCCGGTGGATATCGCACCGTTCAACATGATCCCCGGGATTATCTGGTTTGCGTTGAAGATTGCGTTTGTTCTGTTCTGCTTCCTTTGGGTACGCGCCACATTCCCGCGTTATCGCTATGACCAGTTGATGCGGCTGGGCTGGAAGGTCTTCCTTCCGCTGTCGCTGGCCTGGGTAGTAATCACCGCGGGTGTATTGGTCGCTTTTGATCTGTTGCCGAAATGA
- the nuoI gene encoding NADH-quinone oxidoreductase subunit NuoI, protein MASLDRTARSFLLAELLQGMALTLKSMFRPKHTINYPYEKGPLSPRFRGEHALRRYANGEERCIACKLCEAICPAQAITIEAEPREDGSRRTTRYDIDMTKCIYCGYCQEACPVDAVVEGPNFEFATETREELYYNKEKLLANGERWENEIAKNIELDAPYR, encoded by the coding sequence ATGGCTAGCTTGGATCGCACCGCCCGCTCTTTTTTGCTGGCGGAACTTCTGCAGGGCATGGCACTGACTTTGAAGTCCATGTTCCGGCCGAAGCACACCATCAACTATCCGTATGAAAAGGGACCGCTGAGCCCGCGTTTCCGTGGCGAGCATGCATTGCGCCGCTATGCGAACGGGGAAGAGCGTTGCATCGCCTGTAAACTTTGCGAGGCTATCTGCCCCGCGCAGGCGATTACCATTGAAGCGGAACCGCGTGAAGACGGCAGTCGCCGCACCACGCGATACGACATCGACATGACGAAATGTATCTATTGTGGCTATTGCCAGGAGGCATGTCCGGTGGATGCCGTGGTCGAAGGTCCGAACTTCGAATTCGCGACCGAAACCCGTGAAGAGCTTTACTACAACAAGGAAAAGCTCCTCGCGAATGGCGAACGTTGGGAAAACGAGATCGCTAAGAATATCGAACTCGACGCACCGTACCGCTAA
- a CDS encoding NADH-quinone oxidoreductase subunit J, whose protein sequence is MIVQALVFYVFAAVAIACGVMVITARNPVHSVLFLILAFFNAAGLFLLQGAEFIAMILIIVYVGAVAVLFLFVVMMLDINIKEMRRGFVRYVPIGLAVGVALLAELIIAFGAWQFEPGLFAGAAATQTPDINQVHNTEALGNLIYTHYFYLFQGAGLVLLLAMVGAIVLTLRQREGVRRQRIADQVSRNAKDEVEVVKVPTGGGI, encoded by the coding sequence ATGATTGTTCAAGCCTTAGTCTTCTATGTCTTTGCGGCGGTCGCCATTGCCTGCGGGGTTATGGTGATTACCGCGCGGAACCCGGTTCATTCGGTTCTGTTCCTGATCCTGGCCTTTTTCAATGCTGCGGGTTTGTTCCTGCTGCAGGGCGCAGAGTTCATCGCGATGATCTTGATTATCGTCTATGTCGGGGCGGTCGCGGTTCTGTTCCTGTTTGTGGTGATGATGCTGGACATCAACATCAAGGAAATGCGCCGCGGTTTCGTGCGCTATGTCCCGATCGGGCTGGCTGTCGGAGTCGCCTTGCTGGCAGAACTGATCATCGCCTTTGGCGCATGGCAGTTTGAACCGGGCCTGTTTGCCGGTGCGGCCGCAACGCAGACGCCTGACATAAACCAAGTTCACAATACCGAAGCACTGGGGAACCTGATTTACACCCATTACTTCTACCTGTTCCAGGGAGCCGGGCTTGTTCTGTTGCTCGCCATGGTCGGGGCGATTGTGTTGACCCTGCGTCAGCGCGAAGGCGTCCGTCGCCAGCGCATTGCAGATCAGGTCAGCCGCAACGCGAAAGATGAGGTTGAAGTGGTCAAGGTTCCGACCGGAGGGGGCATCTAA
- the nuoK gene encoding NADH-quinone oxidoreductase subunit NuoK: MAIGLEHYLTVSAVLFTLGLFGIFLNRKNVIIILMSVELMLLAVNINLVSFSTFLHDLVGQVFALFVLTVAAAEAAIGLAILVVYYRNRASIAVDDIHTMKG, from the coding sequence ATGGCAATCGGTCTTGAACATTATCTGACGGTTTCCGCCGTATTGTTCACGTTGGGCCTTTTCGGCATCTTCCTGAACCGGAAAAACGTCATCATCATTCTGATGTCCGTAGAGTTGATGCTGCTGGCGGTGAACATCAATCTGGTCAGCTTCTCGACCTTCCTGCATGACTTGGTCGGACAGGTATTTGCCCTGTTCGTCCTGACAGTCGCTGCGGCAGAGGCGGCAATCGGGCTTGCAATCCTGGTGGTTTACTATCGTAACCGGGCAAGCATTGCCGTCGACGACATCCATACTATGAAGGGCTGA